A section of the Dehalobacter sp. DCM genome encodes:
- a CDS encoding glycosyltransferase family 4 protein: MKILVLSHMYPSAVNPVYGIFIQKQVEALIQLGHEVRVIAPVPLAPWPLSVLKSKWRSYAAIPKRDRIADVDVYYPRYLEFPRSFLREHSGTMMARGIQRLVREIRQEFSFDVIHAHVALPDGGAAVVLKESVKVPVVVTIHGQDFQSTIHIRQSLRQKVFAILNKADRIITVSTKLQRLVQDQPFAGKITVINNGIDLEDVVAVSPEAKGTLDNRLTTADNLGGDESSTDKARTTKMVVSVSNLKKTKGIDLNIEAVARIIQDYPNLIYHIVGDGEERQSLEDLVNRLNLQEHVVFLGKLPHAETMKQIAAADIFCLPSWQEGFGAVYIEAMSQGVPTIGVRGEGIEDAISHGQNGLLVRPQNVNDIVDALNLLLFRPDRARALADAGRQTVLHSFTWEHCARKTIAVYEQLLTTADENADRRIVP, translated from the coding sequence ATGAAGATATTGGTACTATCCCATATGTACCCTTCAGCAGTCAATCCGGTCTATGGGATCTTTATCCAAAAACAGGTTGAGGCGCTGATTCAGTTGGGCCATGAGGTGCGGGTGATTGCGCCCGTGCCGTTAGCCCCCTGGCCGCTGAGCGTGTTGAAAAGCAAGTGGCGGAGCTATGCAGCGATCCCGAAAAGAGACAGAATCGCAGACGTAGACGTTTATTATCCCCGCTATCTGGAATTCCCGCGTTCCTTCTTAAGAGAGCATTCGGGAACAATGATGGCGCGAGGAATCCAACGGTTAGTCCGTGAAATCCGGCAGGAATTTTCGTTTGATGTGATTCATGCGCATGTGGCGCTTCCTGATGGCGGCGCCGCTGTTGTACTCAAAGAAAGCGTCAAGGTGCCCGTCGTGGTCACCATTCACGGACAGGATTTTCAGTCAACGATCCATATCCGCCAATCCTTAAGGCAAAAGGTTTTCGCGATCCTGAATAAGGCCGACCGGATCATTACTGTCAGCACCAAACTCCAAAGACTGGTTCAGGATCAACCGTTTGCGGGTAAAATCACCGTTATTAATAATGGGATTGATCTGGAAGATGTGGTCGCGGTATCCCCGGAAGCGAAGGGGACACTGGATAATCGTCTGACCACGGCAGATAACCTCGGAGGAGACGAAAGTTCCACGGATAAAGCAAGAACTACCAAGATGGTGGTCAGCGTGTCCAATCTGAAAAAGACGAAGGGCATTGACTTAAACATTGAGGCAGTGGCCAGGATTATCCAAGACTACCCGAATCTTATCTATCACATTGTCGGTGACGGGGAAGAAAGGCAAAGCCTGGAGGACCTGGTAAACCGTCTAAACCTGCAAGAGCACGTGGTATTTCTGGGGAAACTGCCCCATGCTGAAACCATGAAGCAAATCGCCGCTGCCGATATCTTTTGTCTGCCGAGCTGGCAGGAAGGATTCGGCGCAGTTTATATTGAAGCTATGTCCCAAGGTGTCCCGACCATTGGTGTCAGGGGAGAAGGGATAGAGGATGCGATCAGCCATGGGCAAAACGGCCTTTTAGTAAGGCCGCAAAATGTCAATGATATAGTCGATGCGCTGAACCTATTGCTGTTTCGCCCTGATCGCGCGCGTGCACTGGCCGATGCGGGCAGGCAGACCGTTCTACATAGCTTTACCTGGGAACATTGCGCCCGCAAAACAATCGCAGTTTATGAGCAGTTACTGACAACAGCAGATGAAAATGCTGATAGGAGGATCGTGCCTTGA
- a CDS encoding Gfo/Idh/MocA family protein, with protein MSSKEKLVFGVIGCGRIAPKHTESIMAIPDAELAAVCDILPERADDFARKYNAQPYYDYHELLKRENIDIVTIATPSGDHAEIGIAAAQAGKHVMVEKPMAMTLRDADRLIQACRENGVKLAVIHQNRFNQSIKTLRNALVEGRFGKLTHGQATVRWNRGMDYYQQASWRGTKLQDGGVLMNQSIHNIDLLQWMFGPVDSVFGYTQTALRQIEMEDVAGAVLRFKNGAIGLIEAASTIYPKNIEETLNVFGESGSVIVGGIAVNRVEVWEFPESAEEQKQIFAAQENDPPNVYGFGHREIIEDMMKAIQTDGIPAVPGEEGRKALEIILAIYQCQETGQPVKLPLVPCQP; from the coding sequence ATGTCGTCCAAAGAAAAACTTGTATTCGGTGTCATCGGATGCGGCAGGATTGCACCCAAACATACGGAATCGATCATGGCTATTCCGGATGCGGAATTGGCCGCAGTATGCGATATCCTTCCCGAGAGGGCTGACGATTTTGCACGCAAATATAATGCCCAGCCCTATTATGACTATCACGAACTGTTAAAACGCGAGAATATTGATATAGTCACCATTGCCACACCCAGCGGCGACCATGCCGAAATCGGCATCGCAGCGGCCCAAGCCGGCAAACACGTCATGGTGGAGAAACCCATGGCCATGACCCTGCGTGATGCGGATCGCTTGATCCAAGCCTGCAGGGAAAACGGTGTCAAGCTGGCAGTTATCCACCAAAACCGTTTTAATCAGTCGATCAAGACGTTACGAAATGCTTTGGTAGAAGGCCGTTTTGGCAAACTGACCCATGGCCAAGCGACCGTACGTTGGAATCGGGGTATGGATTATTATCAGCAGGCATCGTGGCGGGGAACCAAGCTTCAGGACGGCGGTGTATTGATGAATCAATCGATTCATAATATCGATTTGCTGCAATGGATGTTTGGCCCGGTGGACTCCGTTTTCGGCTACACCCAGACCGCTCTGCGCCAAATCGAAATGGAAGATGTCGCCGGCGCTGTCCTGCGCTTTAAAAATGGCGCGATTGGTCTGATTGAAGCGGCTTCAACAATTTACCCCAAAAATATTGAAGAAACACTCAATGTTTTTGGCGAGTCGGGATCGGTTATTGTGGGCGGAATTGCCGTTAATCGGGTTGAGGTTTGGGAATTCCCGGAAAGCGCTGAGGAACAGAAACAGATCTTCGCTGCGCAGGAAAACGACCCGCCGAATGTTTACGGTTTTGGCCATCGCGAAATTATCGAGGATATGATGAAAGCCATCCAAACAGACGGGATACCGGCCGTACCCGGTGAAGAAGGCCGTAAAGCCCTTGAAATCATCTTGGCCATTTATCAATGTCAGGAGACCGGGCAGCCGGTGAAACTGCCATTAGTACCATGTCAACCCTAA
- a CDS encoding DegT/DnrJ/EryC1/StrS family aminotransferase, whose translation MSIPLLDLKAQYLSIKEEIDQAVLGVLDSCQFILGPNVKAMEEKMADYCGTKHAVAVANGTDALVLAIRACGVEPGDEVITTPFTFFASAEAIANLGATPVFVDIDPVTLNMDIDQLESKITVKTKAIIPVHIFGQMLNMERVMELAAKYDLKVIEDCAQAIGAEYNGKRAGSYGTTGTFSFFPTKNLGGYGDGGMVVTQSEEIAARIRKLRFHGSKIKYYHDEIGYNSRLDEMQAAILRVKFNYLDQWNQLRREKAEKYNELLAPLAAQGKLILPQNDPKATPVYHLYILRTDNRDHLANILKEKGIATGVYYPVPLHLQNAFAYLGYSAGDMPAAELACEQALALPCYPELSMEQQEYIAAAVCEALK comes from the coding sequence GTGTCTATTCCGCTTTTGGATTTGAAGGCACAGTACTTATCAATAAAAGAGGAGATTGATCAAGCGGTTTTGGGTGTGCTGGACTCATGCCAATTTATTCTCGGGCCTAACGTCAAGGCAATGGAAGAAAAAATGGCTGATTATTGCGGGACAAAGCATGCGGTTGCCGTGGCCAATGGAACGGATGCACTGGTGCTGGCGATCAGAGCCTGTGGCGTAGAGCCCGGAGATGAAGTCATCACAACACCGTTTACCTTTTTTGCTTCAGCCGAAGCCATTGCCAATCTGGGGGCAACACCCGTTTTTGTCGATATCGATCCGGTCACTTTGAATATGGATATCGACCAGCTGGAAAGCAAAATCACCGTGAAAACAAAGGCCATTATCCCTGTGCATATTTTTGGTCAAATGCTCAATATGGAACGGGTGATGGAACTGGCAGCAAAATATGATCTGAAGGTCATTGAGGATTGCGCGCAAGCAATTGGCGCCGAATACAACGGTAAAAGAGCCGGATCTTACGGCACCACCGGGACATTCAGCTTTTTCCCCACAAAGAATCTTGGCGGGTATGGTGACGGCGGTATGGTCGTTACCCAGAGTGAGGAAATCGCGGCAAGAATCCGGAAATTGCGTTTCCATGGCTCCAAGATAAAATATTATCATGACGAGATCGGCTATAACAGCAGGCTGGATGAGATGCAGGCGGCAATCCTTCGGGTGAAATTCAATTATCTTGATCAGTGGAATCAATTAAGAAGAGAGAAAGCGGAAAAATACAATGAACTCCTGGCTCCCTTGGCTGCTCAAGGCAAGCTTATTCTTCCGCAGAATGATCCCAAGGCCACGCCGGTTTATCATTTATACATCCTGCGGACAGACAATCGCGATCACCTGGCCAATATCCTGAAGGAAAAAGGGATTGCCACCGGGGTATACTATCCTGTACCGCTCCATTTGCAAAACGCTTTTGCTTATTTAGGTTATTCTGCCGGGGATATGCCGGCCGCTGAGCTGGCTTGCGAGCAGGCACTGGCCTTGCCTTGCTATCCGGAGCTGTCCATGGAACAGCAGGAATATATCGCCGCTGCCGTGTGCGAAGCACTTAAGTAA
- a CDS encoding O-antigen ligase family protein, translated as MLQWAALVITLIILIILMIKKPLWLVPLLAVAVALEVSKTFYPDLGIIGNLIGEVTLTRFTCIALILAAAFRVIVIPNMRRKLLDVIKDPLTIILLVYLVLGAISTVYSADIGRTLIETVRLVILFAVFVSIALLLDKKHFLLPFHAVHITALFLVVFALYEAFSGNHIWQSTELAAHTLRANATFVDPNIFARYIILGISANFIIQLYTREKRIRYLCFIGLAVMLAELVLTGSRGGFVTLAVVLIAALILLPNKKVVLSVIGLGILCGGIILFIRPDIAERLMVLTKGLGVSDPTRLYLWKAAIAIFTDHPIIGTGLGTFQTVFLSDYAHLKTVADGVTLSHTTVLTIAAELGIIGLLVLAVLWVTIMGRLYRFYRFEGNYLTIYNNYNSIYEAGAGYLLWIVTVFISSQAEGRFFEDPMLWLSCACLVMLRMSGKRNIYSD; from the coding sequence ATGCTTCAGTGGGCTGCATTGGTGATTACACTCATCATACTTATTATACTAATGATCAAGAAACCGCTGTGGTTGGTTCCGTTATTAGCCGTCGCAGTGGCGTTGGAAGTATCCAAGACCTTTTATCCTGACCTGGGGATCATCGGGAATTTGATCGGGGAAGTGACGTTAACGCGCTTTACCTGCATCGCCTTGATCTTGGCCGCTGCCTTTCGTGTGATTGTGATTCCGAATATGCGACGGAAACTGCTTGACGTTATCAAAGACCCGCTGACCATTATCCTTTTAGTGTATCTGGTTTTAGGGGCGATAAGCACCGTCTATTCCGCCGATATCGGACGGACACTGATTGAGACGGTGAGACTCGTGATTCTCTTTGCCGTGTTTGTTTCTATCGCGTTGTTATTAGATAAGAAACACTTCTTGCTGCCTTTTCACGCCGTACACATCACGGCCTTATTTCTGGTGGTATTTGCCCTGTACGAAGCCTTCAGCGGCAATCACATCTGGCAGAGCACTGAACTAGCCGCCCACACCCTACGCGCCAATGCGACTTTTGTGGATCCCAATATTTTCGCCCGTTATATCATCTTGGGTATCAGCGCTAATTTTATTATTCAGCTGTATACCCGGGAAAAACGAATACGGTATCTGTGTTTCATCGGGCTGGCTGTGATGCTTGCGGAACTGGTACTCACCGGGTCCCGCGGCGGATTCGTTACCTTAGCCGTTGTCCTAATCGCGGCATTGATCCTGCTTCCCAATAAAAAAGTTGTACTCAGTGTCATCGGTCTGGGCATTCTGTGCGGCGGGATCATTCTCTTTATCCGTCCCGATATTGCCGAGAGACTGATGGTGTTGACGAAAGGGCTTGGGGTATCCGACCCTACCCGACTGTATCTTTGGAAAGCCGCTATTGCCATTTTTACGGATCACCCGATTATCGGCACCGGATTAGGCACGTTTCAGACGGTATTTTTGTCTGATTATGCTCATCTGAAAACGGTTGCTGACGGTGTGACGCTGTCCCATACCACGGTACTTACCATAGCGGCAGAATTGGGTATCATCGGGCTGCTGGTTTTAGCCGTTTTATGGGTCACCATAATGGGGAGACTCTATCGCTTTTATCGCTTTGAAGGCAATTACCTGACAATCTATAATAACTATAACAGTATTTATGAAGCCGGCGCCGGCTATCTGCTCTGGATCGTAACGGTGTTCATCAGTTCCCAGGCAGAAGGCCGCTTTTTTGAAGACCCTATGCTCTGGTTGAGCTGCGCCTGTCTTGTGATGCTCCGAATGAGCGGAAAAAGAAATATCTATAGCGATTAA
- a CDS encoding O-antigen ligase family protein, translating into MFWNIGITQKNESRLFLLVTVMLSAMILPSFPIHPSLPNIRLDELLLFFIFGLNVLSFIFHKFRFDEQNKQALREQKKELKIIFVIFGLLVISYAISNFYGVYIRRAGYYGLRDVMELITYFKYFLVITLTLSVKLNKDELGFFSKAFVSGLLFLIVFGWLQHINPLNLNTWLSPYFNQSHWDTLIVGNPVRVLGTLDNPNYFGVLTVICLSFLTMRYYFGDHRDKFPWLLFILIGLVIKLEMLTISRTAFLGIGLLFLIISVWAFFYHGRNKNVIIKVAALFLLTVLLFFTASADFFYRFNEGLDFSTSTSMQVRVQQWGNAVGSIWESPVLGWGTQKEAMTTVVDDEFILLTRRYGFVGLAVYLSFYLLPLIKGIRYLLLRSRLRGRGAVFSEKSQFIGAYIALLPCIFVFNIMATTFYNLQIMTIFVIAMGLVYNAFRDEKQDNCALKA; encoded by the coding sequence ATGTTCTGGAATATCGGAATTACACAAAAGAATGAGTCCAGGCTGTTCCTGCTTGTCACCGTTATGCTCTCGGCGATGATTTTGCCTTCATTTCCGATTCATCCGTCCTTACCCAACATACGGCTGGACGAATTATTGTTATTTTTCATCTTTGGCCTGAATGTCTTGTCATTTATATTTCATAAATTCAGGTTCGATGAACAAAACAAACAGGCGTTACGCGAGCAGAAGAAAGAACTCAAAATAATTTTCGTGATTTTTGGATTGCTGGTGATCTCCTATGCCATATCGAATTTCTACGGTGTTTACATCCGTAGAGCCGGGTACTATGGTCTTCGGGATGTCATGGAGCTCATAACTTACTTCAAATATTTCCTGGTTATAACCTTAACGCTGTCCGTTAAATTGAATAAAGATGAGCTTGGTTTTTTCTCCAAGGCGTTTGTCAGCGGACTTCTTTTCCTGATTGTGTTCGGTTGGCTCCAACACATTAATCCCTTGAATTTAAACACATGGCTTTCTCCGTATTTTAACCAGTCACATTGGGATACGCTCATTGTCGGGAACCCGGTCAGGGTACTTGGGACACTGGATAATCCCAATTATTTTGGTGTTTTAACCGTGATTTGCCTATCCTTTTTGACGATGCGCTATTACTTTGGAGATCATCGGGACAAGTTCCCGTGGCTGTTGTTTATTTTGATTGGGCTTGTCATTAAATTGGAAATGCTGACCATATCACGGACAGCCTTCCTGGGGATTGGCCTGCTATTTTTGATCATCAGTGTATGGGCCTTTTTCTATCATGGGCGTAATAAAAATGTCATCATCAAAGTAGCGGCGCTATTTCTTTTGACGGTGCTGCTCTTCTTCACGGCCTCAGCGGATTTCTTTTATCGGTTCAATGAGGGACTGGATTTCTCAACGAGCACCTCCATGCAGGTGCGTGTACAGCAGTGGGGAAATGCCGTCGGTTCGATTTGGGAATCGCCTGTCCTGGGCTGGGGAACTCAAAAAGAGGCCATGACGACGGTGGTCGATGATGAATTCATCCTGCTTACCCGGCGTTATGGTTTTGTGGGACTCGCTGTCTATCTCAGTTTTTATCTGCTCCCGCTGATTAAGGGTATCCGCTATTTGCTTCTGAGATCACGGCTAAGGGGACGGGGAGCTGTTTTCAGTGAGAAATCACAGTTTATCGGGGCCTATATTGCCTTGCTGCCGTGTATCTTTGTCTTCAATATCATGGCAACAACCTTTTATAATCTGCAGATTATGACCATTTTTGTCATTGCCATGGGCTTGGTATATAATGCCTTCAGAGACGAGAAACAGGACAACTGTGCTCTTAAGGCCTAG
- a CDS encoding N-acetyltransferase: protein MTTNNHTGAIVADSAVIGADVRIAPFCVIGENVVIEKGSSLAPGCILAEGVKIGPDVRLGCHVTIAEHAVLDAGVTVLDHTAIYADTVIREGTTIGSNSSIGRLPRAAATSTVKNSDDLTPLRLGKNCIVGCSSVIYAGTALGDGVFIGDRTLIRERCVLGEKVVVGSGSAVENNTRIGGYTKIQTGSYITAYMEIEDHVFIAPMVTTTNDNYMGRTEKRFKSIKGATIRRGARIGGGAVLLPGVDIAEETFVAAGALVTKNTEPRKMVKGLPAKVFRDVPEDELI from the coding sequence ATGACAACAAACAATCATACCGGCGCCATCGTTGCCGACAGTGCTGTTATTGGAGCGGATGTCCGAATTGCTCCTTTTTGTGTCATTGGTGAAAATGTAGTCATTGAAAAGGGGTCATCCTTAGCGCCCGGGTGCATCCTGGCCGAGGGGGTTAAGATCGGACCCGATGTTCGTTTAGGCTGTCATGTCACCATCGCGGAGCATGCGGTATTGGATGCCGGCGTGACCGTCTTGGACCATACCGCTATCTACGCGGATACGGTAATCAGAGAAGGGACCACCATCGGCAGCAATTCGTCCATTGGACGACTGCCCCGTGCGGCTGCGACGAGTACGGTCAAAAATTCCGATGATCTGACGCCGCTCCGCTTGGGTAAGAACTGCATCGTGGGCTGTTCCTCTGTTATCTATGCAGGGACGGCGCTTGGCGACGGCGTTTTTATCGGTGACAGGACACTGATCCGGGAACGCTGTGTTCTGGGTGAGAAAGTGGTTGTGGGCAGCGGCAGCGCGGTGGAAAACAATACGCGTATCGGCGGCTATACTAAAATTCAAACCGGATCCTATATTACGGCTTATATGGAAATCGAGGATCATGTATTCATTGCTCCCATGGTCACAACGACCAACGATAATTACATGGGCCGGACGGAGAAACGCTTCAAAAGCATCAAAGGTGCCACGATTCGTCGTGGGGCACGGATCGGCGGCGGTGCTGTCCTCCTGCCGGGAGTGGATATTGCCGAGGAGACGTTTGTGGCAGCGGGAGCCCTCGTCACGAAGAATACGGAACCCAGGAAAATGGTTAAAGGGCTTCCGGCAAAGGTATTCCGGGATGTTCCGGAGGATGAACTTATCTGA
- a CDS encoding glycosyltransferase family 4 protein: protein MKICILTTGHPALDNRIFYKQALSLKKQYDEITLIAPDQQSRYNHEGIEIIGVPRSSSLMGRFQLGDTVVAKAIEVKADVYHFHDFELIYKVLKIKKAIPNCKLVYDVHEHYPDMMRMSRKVPTVLRPLAAFIVDRTEAHYARKFDHIITADDAVMARMKTFNPRTDVIYNFTEFQPVAQPEEDVSPPKEYDVIYQGGITLERGVYHVVQAIKILKEKYPDIRMIFVGPFNDSRGQKIVNDYIEENQLQENILFTGRVPHIEVENYMRKSKVGVVTLLPLPKYFKNIPIKQFEYMSCGIPIVGSNLPTIKPFVESYHSGIIVDPTKPEEIAKAITILLSDPRLSKEMGDNGMKAVRKEYNWGRMEEKLLKIYQQLEKTNG from the coding sequence TTGAAAATTTGTATTTTGACTACAGGCCATCCGGCACTCGACAATCGCATTTTTTATAAGCAAGCCTTATCGTTAAAAAAACAGTATGATGAGATCACACTGATCGCGCCTGATCAGCAGAGCAGGTACAACCACGAGGGAATTGAGATCATTGGCGTACCCCGATCCAGTTCACTGATGGGCCGGTTTCAATTAGGGGATACCGTGGTGGCCAAGGCCATTGAGGTTAAGGCTGATGTCTATCATTTTCATGATTTTGAGCTGATCTACAAAGTTCTAAAAATCAAGAAAGCCATACCGAATTGTAAGCTGGTCTATGATGTGCATGAGCATTATCCGGACATGATGCGTATGTCACGCAAGGTTCCGACGGTACTCCGACCGCTGGCAGCGTTTATTGTGGACCGCACGGAGGCGCATTACGCCCGGAAATTTGATCACATCATTACGGCGGATGATGCCGTCATGGCAAGAATGAAGACGTTTAATCCCCGAACGGATGTAATTTATAATTTTACAGAATTTCAGCCGGTTGCCCAGCCGGAAGAGGATGTCTCTCCGCCTAAAGAGTATGATGTGATCTACCAGGGCGGAATCACCTTGGAACGCGGTGTGTATCATGTGGTTCAGGCGATAAAGATTTTGAAAGAAAAATATCCGGATATCAGAATGATCTTTGTGGGGCCATTTAATGATTCCCGGGGCCAAAAGATTGTTAACGATTATATTGAGGAAAATCAGCTGCAGGAGAATATTCTGTTTACCGGCCGCGTACCCCATATTGAGGTTGAAAACTATATGCGAAAATCAAAGGTCGGTGTGGTCACCCTCCTGCCGTTACCGAAATATTTTAAGAACATTCCCATCAAGCAGTTCGAATATATGAGCTGCGGTATTCCGATTGTCGGCAGTAATCTTCCGACGATCAAACCCTTTGTTGAAAGCTACCATAGCGGTATCATTGTCGACCCGACCAAGCCGGAAGAGATCGCTAAGGCAATCACCATCTTGCTTTCCGATCCCCGCCTGAGCAAGGAGATGGGGGATAATGGAATGAAGGCGGTAAGGAAAGAGTATAACTGGGGGCGGATGGAAGAGAAGCTGCTTAAAATATATCAGCAGCTGGAGAAAACCAATGGATAA
- a CDS encoding flippase, translated as MDNRLIIKNATALGVSGFMAKAITAVVGIFITRYLGPGPYGDYSAAYAFAGAFILFAEWGISQLMVQEGSRNPLVLPRYFGNTLLFKSLLAILCYFLMLVFMFPAGYNQTIKTLILVIGLAVCFNALNQSVYNYYQAVQKNYLSAWFQFLTTMLIAVFSVIVILRGMGIVAFTFGYLFSYIIISILLFLALRKEIRPVVQLNSLPDMVKRGMPFGIHRIFYYLFAQISIIILSLITTSVELGIFSAAYKLMLVLIFIPSLMTSALYPVLYQLGETDADKHQNLTEKIFKVLSAVGIAGSTLIFVLAEPLVAWLYDGKFNGSAPILMIVTWLLAFECMSFSLGDVLTTTNRQWQRTILQGSALVILIAMILILYPRLGVYGAAYTVIAVEAFIFAGYYLLVRRGVYKLRLWRQLYRTFIAALLMAGTAWMMKDLHPLISAATAGIVFCTVLLILDKEFRKIGQYVWGMMRRLLRQIAHKKT; from the coding sequence ATGGATAACCGATTGATTATTAAAAATGCGACTGCCCTTGGGGTATCGGGGTTTATGGCGAAAGCGATTACCGCTGTGGTGGGTATTTTTATTACGCGTTATTTGGGACCGGGACCTTATGGGGACTATTCGGCGGCGTATGCTTTTGCCGGGGCTTTCATTCTTTTTGCGGAGTGGGGCATCAGCCAGTTAATGGTGCAGGAGGGATCACGTAACCCTTTAGTATTGCCGCGGTATTTTGGTAATACCTTATTGTTTAAATCGCTCTTGGCGATTCTTTGTTATTTTTTGATGCTGGTTTTTATGTTCCCGGCAGGCTATAACCAGACTATAAAGACGCTGATTCTGGTTATCGGGCTGGCGGTCTGCTTTAATGCCTTGAATCAATCGGTGTACAATTACTATCAAGCGGTACAGAAGAACTACCTGTCGGCTTGGTTTCAGTTTCTGACGACAATGCTGATCGCTGTTTTTTCAGTTATCGTTATTCTGCGAGGCATGGGCATTGTGGCCTTCACTTTCGGTTATCTGTTCAGCTATATCATTATTAGTATTCTGTTGTTTTTGGCGTTGAGAAAAGAAATCCGGCCGGTGGTTCAGCTTAACAGCCTTCCTGATATGGTGAAGCGCGGAATGCCTTTTGGAATCCATCGGATTTTCTATTATTTATTTGCCCAAATCAGTATTATCATTCTGTCTCTGATCACCACCAGTGTCGAGCTGGGTATCTTTTCTGCCGCCTATAAGCTGATGCTGGTGCTCATATTCATTCCGAGTCTGATGACCAGCGCCCTTTACCCGGTGCTTTATCAGTTGGGTGAAACGGATGCGGATAAACACCAAAATTTGACCGAGAAAATATTTAAGGTCTTGTCCGCAGTCGGTATTGCCGGCAGCACGCTGATCTTTGTGTTAGCGGAGCCGCTTGTTGCGTGGCTGTATGATGGGAAGTTTAACGGCTCGGCGCCGATATTGATGATCGTCACCTGGCTACTGGCTTTTGAATGCATGAGTTTTTCCCTCGGAGATGTCTTAACGACCACCAACAGGCAATGGCAGCGAACAATTCTACAGGGTTCTGCCCTGGTCATTCTCATTGCGATGATTTTGATCCTTTATCCCCGCTTGGGTGTATACGGGGCAGCCTACACGGTAATTGCCGTCGAAGCATTTATTTTTGCCGGATACTACCTTCTTGTCCGCAGAGGAGTATATAAACTGCGGTTGTGGCGGCAGCTCTACCGGACGTTCATCGCTGCGTTACTGATGGCAGGCACCGCCTGGATGATGAAGGATTTGCATCCGCTGATTTCAGCGGCAACGGCCGGGATTGTTTTTTGTACTGTCCTGTTAATTCTCGATAAAGAATTTCGAAAGATAGGCCAATATGTTTGGGGAATGATGCGAAGACTCTTACGCCAGATTGCCCATAAAAAGACTTAA